Below is a genomic region from Pseudomonas berkeleyensis.
GTATTCGCCCTGCTCCAGGCTGACGAAGAAATTACTGTTTTCGCTGCCCGCAGCAATGCCCTGGAAGTCGCGCAACCGGCCAAGCCCGTAGGGCGACAGGAAGACTTCGAGCTCATGACGCTCCAGGGGGGTGAATACCGACATATCAGACCTTAATGACTTACCAGCTAAAGATTTCCCAGGACGGGATCAACATGTCCGGATCGTCCGAACGTACGAAGTTGCCATCGCTGCCATCGGCGCGAACGAGAAAATAGGGTTTACCGTTCTTCGGAATCACCTTGATGGCGTAGAGGAAGCCATTGACCCGGTATTCCTGAATGGTGCGGTCGCCATCCTGGCGAATGGTCACGTCGGGATCGGCGGAAACCGGATCCTCGGCTTGAGCGGCAAGCGGAAGACAGGCCATAAGGCTGACCAGCAACAGGCGATTCAGCGTACCCATGATAATCTTGCTCCTTTGTTTTTCACCGATGCAGCCATTCTACCGCTGCACCCGCCGAAAAGGTTGATCCCGCGCATGAGCCAAGCCCCCCTCGTTCTGGTCGACGGTTCCTCGTACCTGTACCGCGCCTTCCACGCCCTGCCGCCGCTGACCACTTCCAAGGGCATGCCCACCGGAGCGGTGAAGGGCGTGCTGAACATGCTCAAAAGCCTGCGCAAGCAGTACCCGAACAGCCCCTTCGCAGTGGTCTTCGACGCCAAGGGAGGCACCTTCCGTGACGAGCTGTTCGCCGAGTACAAGGCCAATCGCCCGTCCATGCCGGACGAGTTGCGCGTCCAGGTCGAGCCGCTGCATGCCAGCGTGCGCGCCCTCGGTCTACCGCTGCTGTGCGTCGAAGGCGTAGAGGCCGATGACGTGATCGGCACCCTGGCCCGTCAGGCGGCCGGGGAAAAGCGCGACGTGATCATCTCCACCGGCGACAAGGACATGGCACAGCTGGTCTGCCCGCACGTTACGCTGGTCAACACCATGACCGGTAGTGTCTATGACGCCGATGGCGTGAAAGAGAAATTCGGTGTCGGCCCTGAGCTGATCATCGACTACCTGGCGCTGATGGGCGACAAGGTCGACAACATTCCGGGCGTACCCGGTGTGGGCGAAAAAACCGCCCTCGGCCTGCTGGTTGGCGTCGGCGGTGGCCTCGACGTGATCTACGCCAACCTCGACAAGGTGCCCGAGCTGCCGATCCGTGGTGCCAAGGGCCTGCCGGCCAAGCTCGAGGAGCACCGCGAGATGGCCTACCTGTCATATCAACTGGCGACCATCAAGACCGACGTGCCGCTGAATATCGAAATTGAATCGCTGCATCCCGGCGAGCCGGATCAGGCTGCGCTGGTCGAGCTGTACGGCGAACTGGAGTTCAAGAACTGGCTGGACGATCTGTTGCGGCAGAATAAGGCGCTGGCAGCCAAGGCTGCTGCGCCGGCTGGTGATCTGTTCGCCGAGCCGACAGGTGAAAGCGTTGAGGAAGCCGCCGAGCCAGCGCCAGCCAGTAGCGGTGATTACCAGCTGGTACTGGAGCAAGCGCAGTTCGATGCTTGGCTGAAGAAACTGGAGCAGGCCGAACTGATCGCCTTCGACAGCGAAACCACCAGCATCGACGCCCAGCAGGCGCAGTTGGTCGGTCTGTCCTTCGCGGTCAAGGCGGGCGAAGCGGCCTATATCCCGCTGGCGCATTCCTACATGGGCGTGCCGCAGCAACTCGACCGCGATGCGGTACTCAAGGCGCTCAAGCCGATCCTCGAAGACCCGGCCAAGGCCAAGGTCGGCCAGCACGCCAAGTACGACATCAACGTCCTGGCCAACGCCAGCACACCGATTGCGGTACAGGGCATGGCCTTCGACACCATGCTCGAATCTTACGTGCTGGATTCCACCGCCACCCGCCACGACATGGACAGCCTGGCGTTGAAGTACCTGAACCACAGCACCATCCGTTTCGAAGACATCGCCGGTAAGGGCGCCAAACAGCTGACCTTCGACCAGATTGCCCTGGAGCAAGCCGGCCCGTACGCCGCCGAGGACGCCGACGTGACCTTGCGTCTGCATCAGGAGCTGTGGAGTCGCCTTGAGGCTGTGCCGTCCCTGGCCAAGGTGCTGCGCGACATCGAGATTCCGCTGGTGCCGGTGTTGGCGCGGATCGAGCGCAACGGCGCCCTGGTCGACGCCAAGCTGCTCGGCGAGCAGAGCGTCGAGCTGGGCGAAAAGCTGGTGGAATTGGAGCGCAAGGCGTTCGAGATCGCCGGTGAAGAATTCAACCTGGCTTCGCCCAAGCAACTGGGCGTTATCCTCTACGAAAAACTCGGCTACCCGGTGATCAGCAAGACTGCCAAGGGCCAACCCTCCACCGCCGAAGCGGTGCTGGCAGAACTGGCCGAGCAGGACTTCGAGCTGCCCAAGGTGCTGATGCAGTACCGCTCCTTGAGCAAGCTCAAGAGCACCTACACCGACAAGCTGCCGGAGCAGATCAACCCGCGTACCGGGCGCATCCACACCAGCTACCACCAGGCGGTGGCTGCGACTGGCCGCCTGTCCTCCAGCGACCCGAATCTGCAGAACATCCCGATCCGTACCGCCGAAGGCCGACGTATCCGCCAGGCGTTCGTCGCGCCGAAAGGCTACAGGCTGATGGCGGCGGACTACTCGCAGATCGAACTGCGCATCATGGCTCACCTGGCCAAGGACGAAGGTTTGCTGGACGCCTTCCGCCATGACCTGGACGTGCACAAGGCCACGGCCGCCGAAGTCTTCGGTGTGCTGCTGAACGAAGTCACCAGCGATCAGCGGCGCAAGGCCAAGGCCATCAACTTCGGCCTGATCTACGGCATGAGCGCTTTCGGTCTGGCCAAGCAGATCGACGTCGAGCGCAAGGAGGCACAGGCCTATATCGACCGCTATTTCGCCCGCTACCCGGGGGTGCTGACCTACATGGAAAGCACCCGTGCCCAGGCCGCCGAGCAGGGCTATGTGGAGACGGTCTATGGCCGTCGTCTGTACCTGCCGGAAATCCATGCGCAGAACCAGGCCATGCGCAAGGGCGCCGAGCGCGCGGCGATCAACGCGCCGATGCAGGGCACTGCGGCGGACATCATCAAGCGCGCCATGATCGCCGTGGACGGCTGGTTGCAGGACAGCGGCATCGATGCGCGCATCATCCTGCAGGTGCATGACGAACTGGTGCTGGAAGTGCGTGAGGAACTGATCGACGAGGTCAGTGCCAAGATCAAGAGCCTGATGAGTGGCGCAGCCAACCTCGATGTGCCGTTGCTGGTGGAGGTGGGTGTCGGCGCCAATTGGGACGAGGCGCACTAATCGGCCTTGGCCGCGGCGCAAAGCCGCGGCCGCTCTGGCTCTAGGGCTTCAGGGAATCAAAAACCATTTTCTTATGGCAAATGGTTTTTAAGAAGGTGCTGAACTTTCCGCAAATCCACCCGGTCAGAGTTCATGAATGGCCGTTAAGCCCTTCAATGCTCCTTTGTTGTGTTAAGTGTTGGCAGACATCTGAACCCCGCCCTAGCGGTTCAGACCTTGAACCCCGAACTTCTCCCTCCCCATACGAAGCTCGGGGTTTTTTTTGCCCAAAAAAAGCTGCCGCGAGCGGCATTCTGATGACCCTCTCCCTCTGGGAGAGGGTGCTTACGCGCTCATTACTGCAGCTCCGTAGGGTGCGCCGTGCGCACCGAGTACTCCCTACGATCTCGGTGCGCGCGGCGCACCCTACGACTCATTCCTCGGCGTCTTCTTCATCCTCTTCCGGCAACAGATCCAACCAGCCGGCCAGCACCATCTGTGCTTCATCCACGCCCATGCGCTTGGGCGCCGAGAACAGCTGGATGCTGATGCCCTCGCCCCACTGCTTGTGAATGTCCTGGCGCACCTTGAGCAGCGCGTTCTTCGCCGCGCCAAAGGCCAGTTTGTCCGCCTTGGTCAGCAGGATGTGCAGCGGCATGCCGCTGGCTACCGACCAGTCCAGCATCATGCAGTCGAACTCGGTCAGTGGATGGCGGATGTCCATCATCAGTACCAGGCCGCACAGGCTCTCGCGGCTGCCCAGGTAGGCCTCCAGGTGCTTCTGCCAGTGTTGTTTGAGTGGGATCGGCACCTTGGCATAGCCGTAGCCGGGCAGGTCGACCAGGCGGCGCTCATCGTCCAGGCGGAAGAAGTTGAGCAGTTGTGTGCGTCCCGGTGTTTTCGAGGTGCGTGCCAGGCTGGCGTGGGTAAGGGTATTGAGCGCGCTCGACTTGCCGGCGTTGGAGCGGCCGGCGAAGGCTACCTCCAGACCGCTGTCCTCGGGGCACTGATCGACCTTGGCGGCACTGATGAGGAAACTGGCCTGCTGGCACAGACCGATGATGGGGTTCTTCGGGAGCATGGGGGTATCCGGTGGTGCCTCGATCCGCAGAGAGGGCTTGCGACATTTCCGCGCACCTGCTGCACGCCAGGTGGCGCGGCAAGCGGCGTCGTTTCCGTTTCAGCATTGCCAGTATATAATGCCGCAGATTTTGTGTGCGCTTTGTCCCACCCGCAGGAACCCGATTGTTGGGAGCGATTACATCTCTGCTCGATAGAAAGCAGGACGTTCCCTACCCTGATGAGGTTGATCTGATGAAGAAAATGCTGCTTGCAGCTGCCGTCATGACGCTGTCTTTCAACGGCTATGCTGCTCAGGATCCGCAAGCGGTGTATGACCGCGCCTGTGGCGTATGTCACAACGGCCAGATTCCCACGGCACCCAAGAAAGGCGACAAGGCCGCATGGGAACCACGTCTGGCCAAGGGCATGGATACACTGGTGCAGAGCGTCACCAATGGTTTGAATGCCATGCCGCCGCGCGGCCTGTGCATGGACTGCACGGCCGAGGATTACCAGGCGGTCATCAAGCTGATGACCGAATGAGTAAGTCCGGCCGATAACCCTTTCTCTCTTAGCCGTAGTTGGATTAGCTGATGAACAAAGTACTCGTGAGTCTGCTGTTGACCCTGGGCCTCACCGGCGTGGCGCAGGCTGCTGGCGATGCCGAAGCCGGTCAGGGCAAAGTCGCTGTCTGTGGCGCCTGCCATGGCGCCGATGGCAACAGCCCCGCGCCAAACTTCCCCAAACTGGCCGGTCAGGGCGAGCGCTACCTGCTCAAGCAACTGCACGACATCAAGTCCGGTAACCGCCAGGTCGTTGAAATGACCGGCATGCTGGACAACCTCAGCGAGCAGGACATGGCTGACATCGCCGCGTACTTCTCCAGCCAGAAGATGAGCGTCGGTGCTGCCGATCCCAAGTTGGTCGAGCGCGGTGAAGCGCTGTTCCGCGGCGGCAAGCTGGAGGAAGGCATGCCCGCCTGCACCGGTTGCCATTCGCCTGACGGCGCTGGCCTGGCCGCTGCCGGCTTCCCGCACCTGGGTGGCCAGCACGCCCAGTACGTGGCCAAGCAGTTGACCGATTTCCGTGAAGGTAACCGCACCAACGACGGCGACGCTATGATCATGCGCGCCATCGCTGCCAAGCTGAGCAACAAGGATATTGAAGCCGTATCCAGCTTCATCCAGGGTCTGCACTGATAGACCGCCGTTGCTTTTGGCAAGACAAAGGGTGGCTTCGGCCGCCCTTTTTCGTATGCGCCATGGCTACAATGGGCGGAACCGGCCCAGTGGTAGCGAGTCATAGTCTCGAATCGCCACCAGGGCGACGCTTATCCAGTCAAGGAGTACCCCCATGCGTAACCTGATTTTCGGCGCCGCTCTGGCGATCAGCAGCCTGTTCGGCCTCACTGCCCATGCCGAACCGGTCGCCGGCCAGCAGTATGTCGAACTCAATAGCCCGGTGCCGGTGTCCAAGCCGGGCCAGGTCGAAGTGGTCGAGTTGTTCTGGTATGGCTGCCCGCACTGCTACCAGTTCGAATCCACACTCAACCCCTGGGTCGAGAAGCTGCCGGAAGACGTCAACTTCGTTCGCGTCCCGGCATTGTTCGGCGGGGTCTGGAACGTGCACGGTCAGGCATTCCTCACCCTGGAAGCCATGAAGGTCGAGCACAAGGTGCATGACGCCGTGTTCAACGCCATCCACCAGGAGAAGAAGAAGCTGGCCTCTGCCGAAGAGTTCGCCGACTTCATCGCCACCCAGGGCGTTGATCGCGATGCCTTCCTCAAGACCTTCAATTCCTTCGCCGTCAAAGGTCAGATGGAAAAGGCCAAGAAACTGGCCATGGCCTACCAGATCACTGGCGTACCGGTGATGATCGTCGGCGGTAAGTATCGCTTCGATATCGGTTCGGCCGGTGGCCCGCAGCAGACCCTCAAGGTCGCTGATTATCTGATCGCCAAGGAGCGCGCCGCTCTCTAAGCGGCGGTTGGCGCAAGACATGCTGCGCCGCTGGCGACAGACCCGTGCGGTTGGCCTGTGTGATCCACAGGTCAACCCGCACTGCCCGCCGAGCGACGACTGGCCCGCTGACGGCCTGCTGCGTCTGCTCAGTTTCAATGTTCAGGTCGGCATCAATACCCAGCGTTACCATCACTACCTGACGCGCAGTTGGCAGCACGTGTTGCCGCATGCCGGGCGTGCCGGCAACCTGCAACGTATTGGCGACCTGCTCGCCGATTTCGACCTGGTGGCGCTGCAGGAAGTCGATGGCGGCAGCCTGCGTTCGGGCTTCATCAACCAGGTGGAATACCTGGCCCAGCAAGGTGCCTTTCCTTACTGGTATCAGCAGCTCAATCGCAACCTCGGGCGTTTCGCCCAGCACAGCAACGGCGTGCTCAGCCGTTTGCGACCGACCCTGCTGGAAGACCACCCATTACCAGGCCCGCCAGGCCGTGGTGCGATTTTTCTGCGCCTGGGTGAGGGTGAGCATGCCCTCGGTGTGGTGATGATGCACCTGGCCCTGGGGGCACGAACCCGTACCCGGCAACTGGCGTACATCCGCGAGCGGGTCAGCGAGTTTCGCCATCTGGTGTTGATGGGCGACATGAATACTCACGCCAACGACCTGTTGGAAAACTCTCCGCTGCGCGATCTGGGCCTGATGGCGCCACAGGTCGAGGCCACCTTTCCCAGTTGGCGACCGCAGCGTTGCCTCGATCATATTCTGCTCAGCCCGGAGCTCGAACTGGGACGGGTCGATGTGCTGAGCCAACCAATCTCCGACCACCTGCCGGTGGCTGTGGAAATCCGTTTGCCGAAGGCTCAAAGTAGTGGCCAAAAGCCCATATCGAACCCGCCTTCTCTCGGATAAGCCGCATGAGCGACGCAGCCCAACGTTGGAAAGACAAGTACCTGAGCGGCCTGGAGCACCAGGAAAAGCTTGAGCGACGCTGGGATCTGCGCCTGGATCTGTTGCGCCGTGGCCTGGTGCGCAGCAGCCTGGCCGCCGAGGGCACCGACAAGGCCGTGGATCAGTGCATGAAGGAAATGCGCGAAATCCTCCGGCGCGACGATATGGATGCGCCCCTGGGCGAGCTCATTCCGCGCCTGGAAAAGGCCGTGCTGGATTCCGAGCAGCGCCGCCAGCAGCGCGCTGGGGAAGCGCTGAACGCGTTGCAGCAGATGGTTGCGCAACTCCAGCGGCTGGAGCCGCCGCGCGAAGTACGCAAGGCGCTCAAGACCCTGAGCCGGCAGATGGAAGAAGCCGTCAGCCATATTCACAAGTTGCCTGCGGTACTCAGCCAGCTGAGCCAGCTGCAGGGGCAGACCCTCGATCAGTTGCGTTCGGCGTCGCCGGAGCAACCCGGCTTGTTGCAACGTCTGTTCGGTACACGCAGTGATGCCGCTGCGGCTCCTGTTGCCGAGCCAGCAGCGGCCAGCGAGCCTGCCGGTGTGCCTGAGCAGACGCCAGTGTTGCCGGTACGGGATGAATCGTTGCAGGTTTCCCCAGCCCCAGCCCCAGCCCCAGCCCCAGCCCTTGTCTCAACCCTTACCCCGCTGGAACCGGCCGCTGCGGTCGCGGTTGCTACATCAGCACCCGCCAGCCCTGTTGCCGCCGCGAAACCGGCCGCGCTACTCGACAGCTTGCCGCTACCGCCTGGTCTGCTCGGCGGTGACGAAGCGAGTGCCGATGCGGCGTTCGCCCTGCCGGATCGCGAGCCCGGTTATAGCACCGTCGCGCCGCACATCGCCGAAAGCCTGCGCCTTCTGCTGGCCGAACTGGAACTGCCGCCGCGTCATCAGCCGCAAGGCGACGCCTTGCTGGAGCGCCTGCTCGGGCCACTGAACTGGTACGAGCTGGTGCCCGTGCTGGATGACCTCGCGGTGCTGGTGTTGGCCGTGACCGACAGCGGCCAGCGCGAATTTGCCGGTTATCTCAAGCAGCTCAACGAGCGCCTGGCCGCATTCATCGACACCCTCAGCGCAGCCAGCGAGGGCCATAGCGAGTCTGTCGAGCGTGCTCGAAGCTTCAATCAGGAGCTGCGCGAGCAGGTCACCGACCTGCAGTCCAGCGTGCAGGAGGCCGTGGATCTGGAAACGCTCAAGCAGGCGCTGGAGCAACGCCTCGATGGTCTCCTGCAGAGCGTCAGCGCTCACCAGCGCCAGCGTGACCTGCGCGAGGAAGAAGTGGGTGAGCGCCTGCAGGGACTGGTGCAGCGCGTGGCTGACATGGAGCGCGAAGCGCAGCAGTTTCGCGATCATATCGAGGAGCAGCGGCAGAAGTCCCTGCTCGACCCGCTGACCGGACTACCCAATCGCGCGGCCTGGGCTGAGCGCCTGGACCTGGAGGTTGCGCGCCGCCAGCGCTATGGCGGGCAGTTGCTGCTGGCGGTGCTGGACATCGATCACTTCAAGCGCATCAACGATGGCTACGGTCATCTGGCCGGTGATCGTGTATTGAAAATCATCGCCGGCGAGCTGCAGAAGCGCCTGCGCAAGACCGATTTCATCGCGCGTTTCGGCGGCGAGGAGTTCGTTCTGCTGATCCCCGAGACGCCCCTGGAGAGTGGGCTGCAACTGCTCGAGGCGTTGCGTGCGGCAATCGAGGCGTGTCCCTTCCACTTCAAGGGTGAGCCGGTGACCATCACCTTCTCGGCGGGCATCGTCGAGTTCACCGATGGCGTGACCAGTGATGCCGTGTTCGAACTCGCCGATCAGGCGCTGTACCGCGCCAAGGGTGCTGGCCGTAACAGGGTCGAGCAAGCGTAGGGCGATCCGGAACGCCGGCCGCTCGTAGCGCCAGCGAACAGTCCGCCGTCTTGGGCGCCGCACGAATCCAGCGGCGTACTGCTTCGCAAACGGATCGCCGCCCGGTACGCCCTACGATCTGTACTGCATGTGAGGGCAGTGCGCTGCGGCGGGGGCTACCCAATCTACGATACGGCCTTCGCCGGGCTCGGGCTGCCCGCGGCGCTACTTCGTGACTGGGGCGCGTGATCGTCCTCATCCTGCAACGGCACCTCGTTGCCCTGGGCGTCGTACAGCTTGCCCCCGACGAAGTGATCGCCGTCATGCAACGCGGCGATGTCGCGATAACGCAGGCTGCGCTCGGTGCCGGCGACGAATACCGACTGCTGATCCGAGTTGCCGGCGGTGAAATGGTTGAACAGCAGGTTGAGCAGGATGGCCATGATCGCCGCCGAGCTGATGCCCGAGTGGAAGATGGTTTCGAACCAGGCCGGGAAGTGGTGATAGAAGCTCGGCATGGCAATGGGAATCATGCCGAAGCCGATGGAGGTGGCGACGATCACCAGATTCATGTTGTTGCGGTAATCGACCTTGGCCAGGGTGCGAATGCCGCTGGCCGCCACCGTGCCGAACAGCACGATACCGGCGCCGCCGAGCACAGAGGTCGGTACTGCCGCGATCACGCGGCCCATGATCGGCAGCAGACCAAGGGTCACCAGGATTAGGCCGCCGGTTGCTACCACGTAGCGACTCTTGACGCCGGTGACGGCTACCAGGCCGACGTTCTGGGCGAAGGCGCTCTGGGTGAAGGAACCGAATAGCGGTGCCACCAGGCTGGAAATCATGTCCGCGCGCAGGCCGTTGCCCAGGCGTTTGGAATCGACCTTGGTGTCGATGATGTCGCCGACGGCGAGAATGTCTGCCGAGGTTTCCACCAGAATCACCATGACCACGATCAGCATCGAGATGATCGCGGCGGCCTCGAACACCGGCATGCCGAAATGCAGCGGCGTGGGGAAGGCCAGCACCGGGCCTTCGCCGATTCGCGAGAAGTCGGCCATGCCGAACGCCAGGGCGACCAGGGTGCCGATCACCATCGCCAGCAGAATCGACAGGCGCGAGATGGTCGCGCTACCGACCTTGCTCAGCAGCAACACGGTGGCCAGGGTGAAGGCGGCCAGGCCGATATTGGCCATGCTGCCGAAATCTTCTGCGCTGCTGTTGCCGCCCATGGCCCAGCGTGCCGCCACCGGCATCAGCGTCAGGCCGATGGTGGTGATGACGATGCCGGTCACCAAGGGCGGGAAGAACTTGGTGATCTTGGAGAATATCGGCGTTATCAACAGGCCGATCAGCGCGGCGCCTATCACCGCGCCAAACACCACCGGTAGACCCCCTTCACCGCCATTGGCACCGACTATCGCGACGATGGTCGCCACGCTGGCGAAGGACACGCCCTGCACGAGCGGCAACTGGCAGCCGAAAAATGGCAGGCCGAGCGTCTGCAGCAGGGTCGCCGCGCCACCAACGAACAGGGATGCCGCAATCAGCAAGCCGATGTCGGCGGACGACAGGCCAGCGGCCTGGCCGACGATCAGAGGCACAGCGACGATGCCGCCGTACATGGTCAGGACGTGTTGTAGGCCATAGAGCAGGTTGGCGCCCGTGCCGAGGTTTTCATCCTCTGGGCGTGACGTGGTAGGGGTAGAGGTCATGCTGAATCTACTCGCTGTTGTTCTTGTGCGGTCAATGTAGACACTTTGTTGGCATTTTGGCTACTACTTTGTATACATTTTGATAGGCGGCGCTCTGCTGAACGAATGCACGAATTTCGGTCATGAAAAGCCTTCCTGCCCTTGTTTATGCCGAATATGACCTGCGTCCTGGCCCGCATCCGGCTTATGGCATCGAAACGCAAGGAATATGCCGGGCCAACCCGGTTAAACTAGCGGGCCCCGCACGTGGAGCCGCTTCATGGACATCTTCAGCATTGCCGTGCTGATCTTTCTGGTCACCGACCCCTTCGGCAACATCGCCATCTATATCGCCGCGCTGAAGAACGTCGAACCGCGCCGGCGTCTGTGGATCGCTGCGCGCGAACTGTTGTTCGCCCTGGCTCTGTTGCTGCTGTTTCTCACCTTTGGTGACAAATTCCTCAGCGGCCTGGGTCTGTCGCGGGAGGCAACGGCGATTGCCGGCGCTATCATCCTGTTCGTCATCGCCATGCGCCTGATCTTCCCCAGCCCGCAGGGCCTGCTCGGCGACGTGCCGGATGGCGAGCCGATGCTGGTGCCGCTGGCGACCCCGGCAGTGGCCGGGCCCTCGGCGCTGGCCGTGCTGATGACCCTGCGCAATACCCACACCGGGCCGCTCTGGGAGCTTTATCTGGCGCTGATCCTGGCCTGGGCGGCGACGGCATTCATCCTGCTGCAGGCATCGTTCCTGCAGCGCTTTCTTGGAACCCGCGGGTTGACGGCGGTGGAGCGGCTGATGGGCATGCTGCTGATCATGCTCAGCGTCGACATGCTGCTCGACAACCTGCAAAGCGTATTCGGTCACGCATGAAATCGATCTGCCTTGCCCTCTTTCTCGTTCTGCTCGCCGGTTGCAGCGGTGGCCTGCGCATCGATGACAGCTACACCGCCACCGGCCAGAACAGCCGCGTGCAATATGTCGTGCTGCACTACACCTCTGCCGACTTACAGCGTTCGCTCAACCTGCTGACGCAGACCGAGGTGAGCAGCCACTACCTGATCGGCGATGCGCCGGCGACCGTCTACCGCCTGGTGGACGAGAATCGTCGGGCCTGGCACGTCGGTGTCAGCGAATGGAAGGGGCGTACCTGGCTCAACAGCACCACGATCGGCATCGAGCTGGTCAACCAGGGTTATTACAACACCCCGGCCGGTCGCTACTGGCAGCCGTTCTCACCGGATCAGATCGATACGCTGATCGTGCTGCTCAAGGACATCGTCAAACGCCATCAGCTGCCGCTGGGCTCGATCATTGCTCATAGCGACGTGGCGCCGCAGCGCAAGGTCGATCCGGGCCCGCTGTTTCCCTGGAAGCGTCTGGCCGACGAAGGCCTGGTGCCATGGCCGAACGAAGCGGCGGTGGCGCGCCAGCAAGCGCTGTTCGCCACCAGCCTGCCGAGCGTGCAGTGGTTCCAGGAGCAGCTGGCGCGCCAGGGCTACACCGTGCCGCAGCATGGCGAGCTGGACGAGGCGACGCGCAACGTCATCGCCGCGTTCCAGATGAAATACCGCCCGGCCAACTATGACGGCCAGCCTGATGCCGAAACCGCCGCGCGCCTGCTGGTGCTCAACCTGCAGGCGGGCGCCTGATCACTGCAGCGCCGGGTGAAAGTCGCGCGCATCGCGCGCCCAGGAGTCGAGCACCGGCTTGAGATCGTTCAGGCCGAGTTGCGTCGCACTGTTCTCCAGCGCCAGGCCGTGCCCCTTGCGTACCACGCGCAGTACGGGTTCGCTGGTGCGCGCGTCGACGGCTTCCAGCTCGATGTAGATGTCGGTATTGCGGTCTCGCGTGCCGGCGGCCGTGCTGGCGGCGGCGATCAGCAGCGCCACGGGGATCACCTCGTAGGCCTTGAGTCCCTCGGTGGACACCGTCACGCCGGTGATCGCACTGCGTAGTACCAGGCTGTCCCGGTTCGGGGTGTCGACCAGCTTCATCTGACCGCCCTGCATCTCACGCATCAAGGCCTGGTGCAGGTAATCGCGCACCTGTTCCAGGGTCTGTGCACTGACCTGCTCGCTGGGCGTGGGCTCGGGGTAGAACGAGGGCTTCTCGATATACAGCGACGGGTAGCGCTCGGCCTGGAAGTCTGGCGATATCCAGCGTAGAACCGGCGTGCCGCTGGCCGAGCGGGCGGGTTGCAACTGCGAGTAATCGGTGAGGTAGCCGGAGAACTGTTGCGGTGGGGTGGTCTGGCTGGCGCAGCCAGACAACAGCAGGGCCGCACTCAGGCTGGCGGCGAGAGAGAGCGAGCGCATCGTCCTTGCTCCTGTGCAGGTGAGGCTTCTCCAGCCTAGACCTCGCCCGGGGCGCCCGCCAGTTCGCTCAGGCGCTGGGCCAGCAGCTTGAAATCGTAGGGTTTGACGATGCTGTCAGTGGCGGCTGCGGTGTCGCGGGCGCGCACCTCTTCGAGCAGTTCGCGCTCGTTGTAGCCACTGGCGAACAGTACCGGTAGGGTGGGTCGCAGTTGGCGTGCGGCTTCGACCAGTTCGCGTCCGTCCATGCCGGGCAGACCGATGTCGCTCATCAGCAGGTCGAACGGCTGGTCGCTACGCAGCAGTTCCAGCGCGCTGGCACCGTCACGCAGGGCATGGACGCGGTAGCCGAATTCCTGCAGCACCTCCACGGTGAGCGTGCGAACGACATCGTCGTCCTCGACCAGCAGAATGGTCTTTGCTGCGCTGGAGTCGGTCTCGGTCATGGGGCTCTCTGTTTCGGCGCGCAGAATACGCAAATGTTTGGCAAACTTCGGCGTCTGCGGGCTGTCAGTGTGCCACACGCCTCCCTCTATTAGATAAGAACAGCGAGACAATCATCGAATGGACGTCCCAGTGTCGAATGAGTCCGCCATGGACGAGAAAGGTTTTCGCCGAATTCTCAATCGTAACGTCGGGTTGCCGCTTGGCCTCGGACTGGTCGGTGCCCTG
It encodes:
- a CDS encoding response regulator — its product is MTETDSSAAKTILLVEDDDVVRTLTVEVLQEFGYRVHALRDGASALELLRSDQPFDLLMSDIGLPGMDGRELVEAARQLRPTLPVLFASGYNERELLEEVRARDTAAATDSIVKPYDFKLLAQRLSELAGAPGEV
- a CDS encoding DUF3313 domain-containing protein translates to MRSLSLAASLSAALLLSGCASQTTPPQQFSGYLTDYSQLQPARSASGTPVLRWISPDFQAERYPSLYIEKPSFYPEPTPSEQVSAQTLEQVRDYLHQALMREMQGGQMKLVDTPNRDSLVLRSAITGVTVSTEGLKAYEVIPVALLIAAASTAAGTRDRNTDIYIELEAVDARTSEPVLRVVRKGHGLALENSATQLGLNDLKPVLDSWARDARDFHPALQ